One genomic segment of Misgurnus anguillicaudatus chromosome 23, ASM2758022v2, whole genome shotgun sequence includes these proteins:
- the LOC141359271 gene encoding uncharacterized protein, giving the protein MLLFLKCCISGVFGDEVKSVSVMEGDSVTLHTDITDRQRDDHILWTFEHTTRLAEIIKRDQKNFMFVKNDGIFRDHLQTNSQTGSLTITNIRTEHTGRYKLHISRHYIAYNCFTVIVYAHLPVPVIKRNSSDCSSSSSSSSSNCVLLCTVLVLNMRDVSLSWYKGNSLLSSISVSDLNIRLSLPLEVEYQDTNTYSCVLNNPITNQTQHLNITHLCQMCSGQQLCKRH; this is encoded by the exons ATGTTATTATTCTTAAAATGTTGtatttcaggtgtgtttggtgatgaagtgaagtcagtgtcagtgatggagggagattctgttactctacacactgatattactgacagacagagagatgatCACATACTGTGGACTTTTGAACATACGACTCGTCTTGCTGAAATCATTAAAAGGGACCAGAAAAACTTTATGTTTGTCAAAAATGATGGGATATTTAGAGATCATCTACAGACAAACAGTCAGACTGGatctctcaccatcacaaacatcagaaCTGAACACACTGGACGTTATAAACTACACATTAGCAGACACTATATTGCATACAATTGTTTTACTGTTATTGTCTATG CTCATCTGCCCGTTCCTGTCATCAAGAGAAACTCTTCAGACtgttcttcatcatcatcatcatcaagctCAAACTGTGTGTTACTGTGTACAGTGTTGGTGTTGAATAtgagagatgtgagtctgtcctggtacaaaggaaacagtttattgtccagcatcagtgtgtctgatctcaacatcagactctctctacctctggaggttgaatatcaggatacaaacacatacagctgTGTACTCAACAATCCTATCacaaaccaaactcaacatctcaacatcacTCATCTCTGtcagatgtgttcaggtcagcaGTTATGTAAGAGACATTAA